A genomic region of Deltaproteobacteria bacterium contains the following coding sequences:
- the pncA gene encoding bifunctional nicotinamidase/pyrazinamidase: protein MLGGRCPTKNGVVALREPKRHGKRALLIVDPQNAFMPGGALAVKHGDRIVPVANRLMGLFDLVVVSLDWHPANHGSFVTQHPGKQVFDVIDLHGIQQVLWPKHAPRGRKGSDIHPGLDRKRITHLVLKGNDKRVDSYSAFYDNGRRSSTGLAAYLRSKGIEELYVMGLATDYCVKFTVLDAVKEGFTTHVIKAGCRGVNARRGDSGRAVKAMKKAGAKILGDAALEALLGGAPQAARGKRGQP, encoded by the coding sequence ATGCTCGGCGGCCGCTGTCCGACGAAGAACGGCGTCGTCGCGCTGCGCGAGCCGAAGCGCCACGGGAAGCGCGCGCTCCTCATCGTCGATCCCCAGAATGCCTTCATGCCCGGGGGCGCCCTCGCCGTGAAGCACGGGGACCGCATCGTCCCGGTGGCGAACCGCCTGATGGGGCTCTTCGACCTGGTGGTGGTCTCGCTCGACTGGCACCCGGCGAACCACGGCAGCTTCGTCACCCAGCACCCCGGCAAGCAGGTCTTCGACGTGATCGATCTGCACGGCATCCAGCAGGTCCTCTGGCCCAAGCACGCCCCGCGCGGTCGCAAAGGGTCGGACATCCACCCCGGGCTCGACCGGAAGCGCATCACGCACCTCGTGCTCAAGGGCAACGACAAGCGCGTGGACAGCTACAGCGCCTTCTACGACAACGGCCGGCGGAGCTCGACCGGGCTCGCCGCGTACCTGCGCTCGAAGGGGATCGAGGAGCTCTACGTGATGGGGCTCGCCACCGACTACTGCGTGAAGTTCACCGTGCTCGACGCGGTGAAGGAAGGGTTCACCACGCACGTGATCAAGGCCGGCTGCCGCGGTGTGAATGCGCGGCGGGGCGACAGTGGGCGCGCGGTGAAGGCCATGAAGAAGGCCGGCGCGAAGATCCTCGGTGATGCGGCGCTCGAGGCCCTCCTCGGCGGCGCTCCGCAGGCCGCCCGAGGGAAGCGAGGTCAGCCGTGA
- a CDS encoding nicotinate phosphoribosyltransferase, with protein MYQLTMGFGFWKTGHADDEVVFNLYFRKNPFKGGYAVAAGLDTAIDLVKNFRITDKNVAYLSTLKGNDGRPLFDRGYLQTLRTMRFNCDIDAVPEGTVVFPNEPLLRIRGPLLQVQLLETVLLNILNFQTLIATKASRVVQSAKGDPVLDFGLRRAQGFDGSLSASRACYLAGAAGTSNVAAGELFGIPVKGTHAHSWVMFHPTEVEAFENYSRVMPNNSVFLVDTYDTLNGVKNAITVAKRLRKRGHEALGIRLDSGDLAKLSKKSRTMLDEAGFPQAFVSASNDLDEHEIAALKKRGAKVNVWGVGTKMITAFDQPALGGVYKLAAVRRPDGTWERKIKLSETPEKTSTPGILQVRRFMKDGKFLGDMIWDLLSPPKDQGRMVSYADASRVTRFAGATHQDLLVPVFRRGKNAARFVMRQLPLEQERAYCRTQLEALRPGVKRLTKPTPYKVGMELGLNQVRQELMANARSTQGASSPRTPRRVK; from the coding sequence ATGTACCAGCTCACCATGGGCTTCGGCTTCTGGAAGACGGGGCACGCCGACGACGAGGTGGTCTTCAACCTCTATTTCCGCAAGAACCCTTTCAAGGGGGGCTACGCCGTCGCCGCGGGTCTCGATACGGCGATCGATCTGGTGAAGAACTTCCGCATCACCGACAAGAACGTGGCCTACCTCTCCACGCTCAAGGGGAACGACGGCCGCCCGCTCTTCGACCGCGGCTACCTCCAGACCCTGCGCACCATGCGCTTCAACTGCGACATCGACGCTGTCCCCGAGGGGACGGTGGTCTTCCCGAACGAGCCGCTCCTGCGCATCCGGGGCCCGCTCCTGCAGGTGCAGCTCCTCGAGACCGTGCTGCTCAACATCCTCAACTTCCAGACGCTGATCGCCACCAAGGCCTCGCGCGTCGTGCAGTCCGCCAAGGGGGACCCGGTCCTCGACTTCGGCCTGCGGCGCGCGCAGGGCTTCGACGGGTCGCTCTCCGCCTCGCGCGCCTGCTACCTCGCGGGCGCGGCCGGCACCTCGAACGTCGCCGCCGGCGAGCTCTTCGGCATCCCCGTCAAGGGCACGCACGCGCACAGCTGGGTCATGTTCCATCCGACCGAGGTGGAGGCCTTCGAGAACTACTCCCGCGTGATGCCCAATAACTCGGTCTTCCTGGTCGACACCTACGACACGCTGAACGGGGTGAAGAACGCGATCACCGTGGCCAAGCGCCTGCGCAAGCGCGGGCACGAGGCCCTCGGCATTCGCCTCGATTCGGGAGACCTCGCGAAGCTGAGCAAGAAGAGCCGCACCATGCTGGACGAGGCGGGCTTCCCGCAGGCCTTCGTCTCGGCCTCGAACGACCTCGACGAGCATGAGATCGCCGCGCTCAAGAAGCGCGGGGCGAAGGTCAACGTCTGGGGTGTGGGCACGAAGATGATCACCGCCTTCGACCAGCCCGCGCTCGGCGGCGTCTACAAGCTCGCCGCCGTGCGCCGCCCCGACGGCACCTGGGAGCGCAAGATCAAGCTCTCCGAGACGCCCGAGAAGACCTCCACCCCCGGCATCCTGCAGGTGCGCCGCTTCATGAAGGACGGCAAGTTCCTCGGCGACATGATCTGGGACCTCCTGAGCCCGCCCAAGGACCAGGGCCGGATGGTGAGCTACGCCGATGCGAGCCGCGTGACCCGCTTTGCCGGCGCCACGCACCAGGACCTGCTCGTCCCCGTCTTCCGGCGGGGCAAGAACGCCGCGCGCTTCGTGATGCGGCAGCTCCCGCTCGAGCAGGAGCGCGCCTACTGCCGCACGCAGCTCGAGGCGCTCCGCCCCGGGGTGAAGCGCCTGACCAAGCCGACCCCGTACAAGGTGGGCATGGAGCTCGGCCTGAATCAGGTGCGGCAGGAGCTCATGGCCAACGCGCGGTCCACGCAGGGTGCGAGCAGCCCGCGCACGCCGCGTCGCGTGAAGTAG